The Thermococcus sp. CX2 genome includes a window with the following:
- the cobN gene encoding cobaltochelatase subunit CobN: MICFILGYGARPLPLLEEILGEERIDGLVLTDQNCERELDKIEKSDVIFIYAHELPGIVEERIKESKAKVIACAGLEGLANVPEEVLIKAKTYYVLGGEKNLRNLVRFLAGLAGAEVDYEDPQEVPMHGIYHPELGLFESLDEYLKAYGKEPLIGVLFWRSTWLYKDFRPIGELIRALEEEGFGVIPVFTYGKDSRTGLGREKSEAVEEFFMKDGKPVVEALVSLISFGTVELKNLQRLNVPVFAPIRSYHQSLEDWKKSEKGVDYMTQVYGVIIPEVAGAIEPIFIAGTRNIEGYKKGEPYEEHMKYLARRVKKWVELRKKPKDEVRIAIVLINPPCKGLEANVAVGLGLDVPESIVRLLHRLKEEGYYVGEDLPENGEELIKLILERKAISEFRWTSIEEIVKSGGAIDFVGLEEYLEWFNELPEDLRERIVRDWGRPEDVLAGKVDKALVGMVHDGKFVVPGIRFGNVFITPQPKFGCAGARCDGKVCRILHDPRIVPPHQWWAVYRWITRKFKADVMVHFGTHGYLEFRPGKGVGLSPSCVPEASLDDVPHLYVYAVSNPMEGVIAKRRSYATLIDHIYPPMGMAEVLDDLDSLLTQYAKAKNLGDEARRKKIYEQILEKAKENRLRIADPEDEERTIEEIHRYVELMRGSQINLGLHIFGYPPEEPERLAEYVATAMAYDSYASPSIKRVIAEAVGLDYDEMKKNPLGTTNGFTNRELLEIFHRIAVKSLERLLKGESFEVIAEEIEKFGFKVKKEEKLEETFRKALEVAEKIIECKKEHEGFLKGLSGEYVEPGPSGAITRGKFEILPTGRNFYAVDPRTLPTKAAWQIGVETAEKLLEEYMKKHGKYPESVGQVLWSIDGYKADGEQIAQILYLIGVRPVWKGDVVAGLEVIPLEELGRPRIDVLVRISGIVRDTLPNYIYLIDEAIEKVVTLDEPPEMNYIRKHYVEHIKKFIELGKSFEEAQRFARFRVFSAPPSAYGAGVNLAVESSGWRSDEDLAKVWIQWSGYAYGKDTFGVEAYDSLVLNLKEVDIINRNHISDEHDPTNCCCYFAHHGGFKAAVDALTGKNAEVVQTDTRDISDTKIVDMKVELERVVRAKLLNERWIEEMKKHGYRGASEFSKKINHLYGWEATTKLVEDWVFDEIAQKYVLDEEMRRWFEEHNPYAIEEIARRLIEAYERGLWETSDELIERLMEVYSEIEGILEESLGEGEVQGGTIEIYTAEDDEHWSENIREVEELWQKIRG; this comes from the coding sequence ATGATATGCTTCATCCTGGGATACGGCGCGAGGCCCCTGCCCCTGCTAGAAGAGATACTTGGGGAGGAGAGAATAGATGGGCTCGTGCTCACCGACCAGAACTGTGAGAGAGAGCTGGACAAGATAGAGAAGTCGGATGTAATCTTCATCTACGCCCACGAGCTTCCTGGAATAGTGGAGGAGAGAATTAAAGAAAGCAAAGCTAAAGTCATCGCCTGCGCCGGCCTGGAGGGCCTGGCAAACGTCCCGGAGGAGGTTCTGATCAAGGCCAAGACCTACTACGTCCTCGGGGGCGAGAAGAACCTGAGGAACCTGGTCAGGTTCCTTGCGGGCCTCGCTGGAGCGGAGGTCGACTACGAAGATCCCCAAGAGGTGCCGATGCACGGCATTTACCACCCTGAACTGGGCCTTTTTGAAAGCCTGGACGAATACCTGAAAGCCTACGGGAAGGAGCCCCTCATTGGAGTTCTCTTCTGGAGGAGCACCTGGCTCTACAAGGACTTCAGACCAATTGGAGAGCTCATCAGGGCCCTTGAGGAGGAAGGCTTTGGGGTAATCCCGGTCTTCACCTACGGAAAAGACTCAAGGACGGGGCTTGGAAGGGAGAAGAGCGAGGCCGTTGAGGAGTTCTTCATGAAGGATGGAAAGCCGGTTGTAGAAGCCCTCGTGAGCTTAATCTCCTTCGGCACGGTCGAGCTGAAGAACCTGCAGAGGCTCAACGTCCCGGTCTTCGCCCCGATAAGATCCTACCACCAGTCCCTCGAGGATTGGAAGAAAAGCGAGAAGGGCGTTGACTACATGACTCAGGTTTATGGGGTGATAATTCCGGAAGTCGCGGGTGCAATTGAGCCGATTTTCATAGCCGGAACCAGAAACATTGAGGGCTACAAGAAGGGCGAGCCCTATGAAGAGCACATGAAGTACCTGGCCAGAAGGGTGAAGAAGTGGGTCGAGCTCAGGAAGAAGCCCAAGGATGAAGTTAGAATAGCAATCGTTTTGATAAACCCGCCGTGCAAAGGCCTTGAGGCGAACGTCGCCGTTGGCCTCGGCCTGGACGTTCCCGAAAGCATCGTCAGACTTCTGCACAGGCTCAAAGAAGAAGGCTACTACGTTGGTGAAGACCTGCCGGAGAACGGTGAAGAGCTGATAAAGCTGATCCTGGAGAGGAAGGCGATAAGCGAGTTTAGGTGGACGAGCATTGAGGAGATTGTCAAGAGCGGCGGGGCGATTGACTTCGTGGGCCTGGAGGAGTACCTGGAGTGGTTCAACGAGCTACCGGAGGACTTGAGGGAGAGAATCGTCAGGGACTGGGGAAGACCTGAGGATGTTTTGGCTGGGAAAGTTGACAAAGCGCTGGTCGGTATGGTCCACGACGGGAAGTTCGTCGTCCCGGGGATAAGGTTCGGGAACGTCTTCATAACTCCCCAGCCCAAGTTCGGCTGCGCTGGGGCAAGGTGCGATGGAAAGGTGTGCAGAATTTTGCATGATCCAAGGATAGTCCCACCGCACCAGTGGTGGGCCGTTTACAGGTGGATAACCAGGAAATTCAAGGCTGATGTAATGGTCCACTTCGGAACCCACGGCTACCTTGAATTCAGGCCCGGAAAAGGCGTCGGGCTCTCCCCCTCGTGTGTCCCTGAGGCGAGCCTGGACGACGTTCCTCACCTCTACGTTTATGCTGTCTCCAATCCAATGGAGGGTGTTATCGCCAAGAGGAGAAGCTACGCAACGTTGATAGACCACATCTACCCCCCGATGGGAATGGCGGAGGTTCTGGACGATTTGGACTCCCTCCTAACCCAGTATGCAAAGGCTAAGAACTTGGGAGACGAGGCAAGGAGAAAGAAAATTTACGAACAGATTCTTGAGAAGGCCAAGGAAAACAGGCTGAGAATAGCAGATCCCGAAGATGAGGAGCGGACGATAGAGGAGATACACCGCTACGTTGAGCTGATGAGGGGCTCCCAGATAAACCTCGGCCTGCACATCTTCGGCTATCCGCCAGAGGAGCCCGAGAGGCTGGCAGAATACGTTGCCACTGCAATGGCCTATGATTCCTACGCTTCTCCTTCGATTAAGCGCGTCATAGCTGAGGCAGTGGGCCTTGACTACGATGAGATGAAAAAGAACCCCTTGGGAACTACAAACGGGTTCACGAACAGGGAGCTTCTGGAGATTTTCCACAGGATAGCAGTCAAGAGCCTGGAGCGTTTGCTTAAGGGAGAAAGCTTTGAAGTCATTGCAGAAGAAATTGAAAAGTTTGGATTTAAAGTTAAGAAGGAAGAAAAGCTTGAAGAAACGTTTAGAAAAGCCCTGGAAGTTGCAGAGAAAATAATTGAGTGTAAAAAGGAGCACGAAGGATTCTTGAAGGGACTGAGTGGAGAATACGTTGAACCCGGCCCCTCGGGCGCGATAACGAGGGGGAAGTTCGAGATTTTGCCAACGGGAAGGAACTTCTATGCAGTTGATCCAAGGACTCTGCCGACTAAAGCAGCGTGGCAGATAGGAGTCGAAACCGCGGAGAAGCTCCTGGAGGAATACATGAAAAAGCATGGAAAATACCCGGAAAGCGTCGGGCAGGTTCTCTGGAGCATAGACGGTTATAAGGCGGATGGAGAGCAGATAGCCCAGATTCTGTATCTGATCGGAGTCCGGCCGGTTTGGAAGGGAGATGTGGTTGCCGGGCTTGAAGTCATACCTCTGGAGGAGCTCGGAAGGCCGAGGATTGATGTCCTGGTTAGAATAAGCGGAATCGTGAGGGACACGCTGCCGAACTACATCTACCTGATTGACGAGGCCATAGAGAAGGTCGTTACGCTGGATGAACCCCCGGAAATGAACTACATTAGAAAGCACTACGTTGAGCACATCAAAAAGTTCATTGAGCTCGGAAAGAGCTTTGAAGAGGCACAGAGGTTCGCAAGGTTTAGGGTTTTCTCGGCCCCACCGAGTGCCTACGGGGCTGGAGTGAATTTAGCGGTCGAATCATCGGGCTGGAGAAGTGATGAGGACTTGGCTAAGGTATGGATTCAGTGGAGCGGCTACGCCTACGGAAAGGATACCTTTGGCGTTGAAGCATATGACTCGCTGGTCTTGAACCTAAAGGAAGTAGATATAATCAACAGAAACCACATAAGCGACGAGCACGACCCGACTAACTGCTGCTGCTATTTTGCCCATCACGGAGGATTCAAGGCCGCAGTTGATGCCCTAACCGGCAAGAACGCTGAAGTGGTTCAGACAGACACGAGGGACATAAGCGATACCAAAATCGTTGACATGAAAGTTGAGCTCGAGAGAGTCGTCAGGGCAAAGCTCCTCAACGAGCGCTGGATTGAGGAGATGAAGAAGCACGGCTACAGGGGGGCGAGCGAGTTCTCCAAGAAGATCAACCACCTATACGGCTGGGAGGCAACGACGAAGCTCGTTGAAGACTGGGTTTTTGACGAGATAGCACAGAAATACGTTCTGGACGAAGAGATGAGGAGATGGTTTGAGGAGCATAATCCCTATGCTATTGAGGAAATTGCAAGAAGATTGATTGAAGCTTATGAGCGCGGCCTGTGGGAGACGAGCGATGAGCTCATTGAAAGGCTCATGGAAGTTTATTCGGAAATTGAGGGAATTCTGGAGGAAAGCCTTGGTGAAGGGGAAGTCCAGGGCGGGACGATTGAAATTTACACGGCTGAAGACGACGAACACTGGAGTGAAAACATAAGGGAGGTGGAAGAGCTATGGCAGAAAATAAGAGGGTGA
- a CDS encoding ABC transporter ATP-binding protein, with amino-acid sequence MLEVRGLSFSYGDFSIEGVTLEVKEGEVVTLLGPNGSGKTTILKAIYGLLKPKERCVFIDGRDFHGLPIRERAKLAGYVPQSHTPPFSYTVLDVVVTGLASQLGPFESPRKEHYEKALEKLRLLGLERFKDKPYTQLSGGQMQLVLIARALVQEPRVLLLDEPTAHLDFKNQVKVLGIVKRLAREEGISAIMTLHDPNLASLYSDRIALVREGKIRAVGRPPEVLREEILRDVYGVPVCVLEFDGFRLILPRTEVIQ; translated from the coding sequence ATGCTTGAGGTCAGAGGCCTGTCGTTCAGCTACGGTGATTTCAGCATCGAAGGGGTCACCCTCGAGGTGAAGGAAGGGGAAGTCGTGACGCTCCTCGGCCCCAACGGAAGCGGGAAGACCACCATACTGAAGGCCATCTACGGGCTGCTGAAGCCCAAGGAGAGGTGCGTCTTCATTGACGGCCGGGACTTCCACGGGCTGCCCATCAGGGAGAGGGCCAAGTTGGCCGGCTACGTCCCACAGTCCCACACGCCGCCCTTCTCCTACACGGTTCTGGACGTGGTCGTCACGGGTTTAGCTTCCCAGCTCGGTCCCTTTGAGAGCCCGAGAAAAGAGCACTACGAGAAGGCCCTCGAAAAGCTCAGGCTCCTCGGACTCGAGCGCTTTAAGGATAAACCTTACACCCAGCTGAGCGGCGGTCAGATGCAGCTGGTTCTGATAGCGAGGGCCCTCGTCCAGGAGCCGAGGGTTCTGCTCCTCGACGAGCCAACGGCTCACCTTGACTTCAAGAACCAGGTCAAAGTCCTCGGGATAGTCAAGAGGCTCGCGCGGGAGGAGGGCATCTCGGCCATCATGACGCTCCACGACCCCAATTTGGCCTCCCTCTACTCCGACAGGATAGCCCTCGTCAGGGAGGGCAAGATCAGGGCCGTCGGGAGACCGCCTGAAGTCCTGCGGGAGGAGATACTCCGCGATGTCTACGGCGTCCCCGTGTGCGTCCTTGAGTTCGACGGCTTCAGGCTCATACTCCCCAGAACGGAGGTGATTCAATGA
- a CDS encoding iron ABC transporter permease, whose product MRKALHLSFLLSPVLALIVSLCIGTYPIPPSAVVSMVLLKGAQIISEVLKTLTLGKISFSVTIPYPSVYQTILFEIRLPRVLMAMLVGSALAISGAVLQAIFRNPLVNSYILGISSGAAFGAALAIGLSVGVGVTPSAFAFALLAVFITTSLARVGGRITPVSLVLAGIIVNALFSALTSLLKFLMEHDKLASIVYWLMGSFANSDWGSVRVAFPVILVGCFLIYSMRWQLNVLSFGEEAKIVGVETEKLKFVFIVIVSMITAVSIAFCGIIGWVGLMIPHIVRMAFGPDHKTLIPLTITLGASFMALADTLARSVATYEIPIGIITTLLGIPFFAYLLRKTGGGWDA is encoded by the coding sequence ATGAGGAAGGCCCTCCACCTTTCCTTTTTGCTCTCCCCGGTTCTTGCCCTCATCGTAAGCCTGTGTATAGGAACCTATCCAATTCCTCCCTCCGCCGTCGTGAGTATGGTGCTCCTTAAAGGGGCTCAGATCATCTCCGAAGTTTTGAAAACTTTAACCCTTGGAAAGATATCCTTCTCCGTCACAATCCCCTACCCGAGCGTTTACCAGACCATACTCTTTGAGATACGCCTCCCCCGCGTCCTGATGGCCATGCTCGTCGGCTCGGCCCTTGCCATTTCGGGTGCCGTCCTGCAGGCCATATTCAGGAACCCCCTCGTCAACAGCTACATCCTTGGCATCTCTTCCGGGGCTGCCTTCGGCGCGGCTTTAGCTATAGGCCTCTCCGTTGGCGTAGGTGTGACTCCTTCAGCGTTCGCCTTCGCGCTCCTCGCGGTCTTCATAACGACCTCGCTGGCGAGGGTCGGCGGGAGGATAACCCCAGTCTCGCTCGTTCTCGCTGGAATCATAGTCAACGCCCTCTTTTCAGCTTTAACATCCCTCCTCAAGTTCCTTATGGAGCACGACAAGCTGGCGAGCATCGTCTATTGGCTCATGGGGAGCTTCGCCAACTCGGACTGGGGCTCGGTCAGAGTGGCCTTCCCGGTGATCCTCGTCGGCTGTTTCCTGATATACTCAATGCGCTGGCAGCTGAACGTGCTCTCCTTCGGTGAGGAGGCTAAAATCGTGGGTGTCGAGACCGAGAAGCTGAAGTTCGTCTTCATAGTCATCGTCTCCATGATAACGGCCGTCTCCATAGCCTTCTGCGGTATAATCGGGTGGGTCGGGCTGATGATACCCCACATAGTCAGGATGGCCTTCGGTCCGGACCACAAGACCCTGATACCCCTGACGATAACCCTGGGGGCTTCGTTCATGGCCCTAGCAGATACGCTCGCGAGGTCTGTGGCGACCTACGAGATACCGATCGGTATAATAACGACCCTCCTTGGAATTCCCTTCTTCGCTTACCTGCTCAGGAAGACGGGCGGTGGATGGGATGCTTGA
- a CDS encoding ABC transporter substrate-binding protein, which produces MKSRGKIFTLFLVGVLIFGVVASGCISGGTATTTTTAPPSSHVETTSSQTTTTAAPKYPITVTDFAGRTVTIDKPPERVIVLSGYWAEILCVLGVQDRIIGIGKYVPYDPYLPDDVKNKTVVGSNFKGLNWETVVGLNPDLIIIDWYGGKYADAETIQKAEELGIPVIALTAKTIEDNVEVVELLGKVFDEEEKAGELAGWMEEKLSAVKETAAQIPESERKNALLISAPKDIAGPVTVYANGSAWASMVELVGAHNLAFDMTFDTQWPKLDLEKIIAYWGNDTDVLIVTSFSQDKLDSAVNGIKNDSRWQEIKAVREGHVYGILAGSKGYLDWGPRIIVGLYQMANVIYPDRYQSWESVRDELIEKFYSPFYQGG; this is translated from the coding sequence ATGAAATCCCGCGGAAAGATATTCACCCTGTTTCTGGTCGGGGTTTTGATTTTTGGCGTCGTGGCGAGCGGCTGTATAAGCGGCGGGACCGCCACGACGACTACCACCGCGCCCCCCTCCAGTCACGTCGAGACGACTTCATCTCAGACAACCACCACTGCCGCTCCCAAGTACCCGATAACCGTCACGGACTTCGCGGGAAGGACCGTCACCATAGATAAGCCGCCCGAGAGGGTGATAGTGCTCTCCGGCTACTGGGCGGAGATACTCTGCGTCCTCGGCGTCCAGGACAGGATAATCGGCATAGGCAAGTACGTCCCCTATGACCCCTACCTCCCGGATGATGTGAAGAACAAGACCGTCGTTGGCAGCAACTTCAAGGGCCTCAACTGGGAGACCGTCGTCGGCTTAAATCCAGACCTCATAATAATCGACTGGTACGGCGGCAAGTACGCCGATGCCGAGACTATACAGAAGGCGGAAGAGCTCGGCATACCCGTCATAGCGCTCACTGCTAAGACCATCGAGGATAACGTGGAGGTCGTCGAGCTCCTTGGAAAGGTCTTTGATGAAGAAGAGAAGGCCGGTGAGCTGGCCGGGTGGATGGAGGAGAAGCTCAGCGCCGTGAAGGAAACCGCCGCCCAGATTCCAGAGAGTGAGAGGAAGAACGCCCTTCTCATAAGCGCCCCCAAGGACATCGCGGGCCCGGTCACTGTCTACGCCAACGGAAGCGCGTGGGCGAGCATGGTGGAGCTCGTCGGTGCCCACAACTTAGCTTTCGACATGACCTTCGATACCCAGTGGCCCAAGCTCGACCTCGAGAAGATAATCGCCTACTGGGGCAACGACACGGACGTTTTAATTGTGACGTCATTCAGCCAGGACAAGCTTGACAGCGCCGTGAACGGCATTAAAAATGACTCAAGGTGGCAGGAAATCAAGGCCGTGAGGGAAGGACACGTCTACGGCATCCTCGCAGGTTCAAAGGGCTACCTCGACTGGGGCCCGAGGATAATAGTCGGCCTCTACCAGATGGCCAACGTAATCTACCCCGACCGCTACCAGAGCTGGGAGTCGGTCAGGGACGAGCTGATTGAGAAATTCTACAGCCCGTTCTACCAGGGTGGGTGA
- a CDS encoding lipopolysaccharide assembly protein LapB: MNEFEKALAEKDCEKLLELFDDYIEGIEDEEKLREELKKLEEVVIECDDPYDLAHEIAHVYAHLDDVERGIELYKRIAERKKDDPEEYATALYYLADAYEHFGMPEKAIETYEELLKLEEELGNEREIALTLANLAINYDELGETEKALELMERARDIFSRLSDEKNHLISLLDLAHFHYELGDYEKAETLIREVLRSPREDEIEINAKLVEAEIWAGREDYKKAFLALRDALLKAVETSDELFGLVFDTLVDFIEGLFNEKAYREVYENVHLFAEAFEDDTADFFRAIGELARWKEGDEEAKKRFDELYSNVENEDLKAILDEWKRPKLSLSVGL, encoded by the coding sequence ATGAACGAGTTTGAGAAGGCGTTAGCCGAGAAGGACTGCGAGAAGCTCCTGGAGCTCTTTGATGATTACATAGAGGGCATTGAGGACGAAGAGAAGCTCAGGGAAGAGCTGAAAAAGCTTGAGGAAGTCGTCATCGAGTGCGACGACCCCTACGATTTGGCCCACGAGATAGCTCACGTCTACGCCCACCTCGACGACGTCGAGAGGGGCATCGAGCTCTACAAGAGGATAGCAGAGAGGAAAAAGGACGACCCCGAGGAGTACGCTACCGCGCTCTACTATCTGGCGGATGCATACGAGCACTTCGGCATGCCCGAGAAGGCAATAGAGACATATGAGGAGCTTCTCAAGCTTGAGGAAGAACTTGGAAACGAGAGGGAGATAGCCCTGACCCTGGCCAACCTGGCGATAAACTACGACGAGCTGGGCGAGACCGAGAAGGCCCTAGAGCTCATGGAGCGCGCGAGGGACATCTTCTCGAGGCTCAGCGACGAGAAGAACCACCTCATAAGCCTCCTCGACTTGGCCCACTTTCACTACGAGCTCGGGGACTACGAGAAGGCGGAGACTCTCATCAGAGAAGTCCTCAGGAGCCCGAGGGAGGACGAGATTGAGATAAACGCCAAGCTCGTCGAGGCCGAGATATGGGCTGGCAGAGAGGACTACAAAAAGGCATTCTTGGCCCTCAGGGACGCCCTCCTGAAGGCGGTAGAGACCAGCGACGAACTCTTTGGGCTGGTCTTCGACACGCTGGTGGACTTCATAGAGGGGCTCTTCAACGAGAAAGCCTACAGGGAGGTCTACGAGAACGTCCACCTCTTTGCCGAGGCCTTTGAAGATGACACGGCCGACTTCTTCAGAGCCATAGGCGAGCTCGCCCGCTGGAAGGAAGGTGACGAGGAAGCGAAGAAGAGGTTCGACGAGCTCTATTCAAATGTCGAGAACGAGGATCTGAAAGCAATCCTCGACGAGTGGAAGAGGCCGAAGCTGAGCCTGAGCGTGGGGCTTTGA
- a CDS encoding elongation factor 1-beta has protein sequence MSDFNLVGVIKIMPTDPDVNLDELEEKLKAVIPEKFGLAKVEREPIAFGLVALKFYILGKDAEGYSYDEVTEIFRQVENVESAEVETVSRI, from the coding sequence ATGAGCGACTTCAACCTTGTTGGCGTTATAAAGATCATGCCGACCGACCCGGATGTCAACCTCGACGAGCTCGAGGAGAAGCTCAAGGCTGTTATTCCAGAAAAGTTCGGCCTCGCCAAGGTCGAGCGCGAGCCGATTGCTTTCGGTCTCGTTGCGCTTAAGTTCTACATCCTCGGTAAGGACGCCGAGGGCTACTCCTACGACGAGGTCACCGAGATCTTCAGGCAGGTTGAGAACGTCGAGAGCGCGGAAGTTGAGACCGTTTCGAGGATCTGA
- a CDS encoding zinc finger domain-containing protein, with translation MEAKFEIPVCTSCGKEITPREHATHFVCPNCGEEIIWRCESCRVLSVPYKCPKCGWEGP, from the coding sequence GTGGAAGCCAAGTTCGAGATACCCGTATGCACGTCATGCGGAAAGGAGATAACCCCAAGGGAGCACGCCACTCACTTTGTCTGCCCGAACTGTGGAGAGGAGATCATCTGGCGCTGCGAAAGCTGCAGGGTCCTCTCAGTCCCCTACAAGTGCCCCAAGTGCGGCTGGGAGGGGCCATGA
- the purF gene encoding amidophosphoribosyltransferase, translating to MREKCGIFAAKTENAPKKAYYALIALQHRGQESAGISVWESMVKTLKGPGLVSEVFKGDKLSRLKSDLAIAHVRYSTSGSLNEAQPLEVSCCGKRLALAHNGTLTNFLPLRRHYERLGVRFSHSVDSELLGVSFLWHLKETGDEFEAMREVFNEVKGAYSVAFLFDGKLLVARDPVGFRPLSYGRGDGHYFASEDSALRLFVDEIRDVKPGEVFLVDDSVESKVLAEESHHHCVFEYIYFARPDSTLDGVNVYSARVRMGRELAKESPADGDVVIAVPDSGRAAALGFSQESGIPYSEGLIKNRYIGRTFITPGQFHRELKVRLKLSPVKEVVSGKSVVLVDDSIVRGTTMKRIVAMLKKAGAKEVHVRIASPPIKHPCYMGIDIPTRHELIAAFGGVEKVKSAIGADSLAYLSVGGLKKVVGKEGLCMACLTGEYPEWAFRF from the coding sequence ATGAGGGAGAAGTGCGGAATCTTTGCAGCGAAGACTGAAAACGCCCCAAAGAAGGCATACTATGCCCTCATAGCTCTTCAGCACCGCGGCCAGGAGAGCGCTGGCATAAGCGTCTGGGAGAGCATGGTTAAAACCCTCAAGGGGCCTGGTCTCGTCTCAGAGGTTTTTAAGGGAGACAAGCTGAGCAGGCTCAAGTCGGACTTAGCTATAGCCCACGTCCGCTACTCCACCTCAGGCTCGCTCAATGAGGCCCAGCCGCTCGAAGTTTCCTGCTGCGGGAAGAGGCTTGCTTTGGCTCACAATGGTACCCTCACGAATTTTCTCCCCCTGAGGAGGCATTACGAGAGGCTCGGCGTGAGGTTCAGCCACTCCGTCGATTCCGAGCTCCTTGGCGTTTCCTTCCTCTGGCACCTCAAGGAAACTGGGGACGAGTTCGAGGCGATGCGGGAAGTTTTCAACGAGGTCAAAGGCGCTTATTCCGTTGCCTTCCTCTTCGACGGTAAGCTCCTCGTCGCAAGGGACCCAGTTGGTTTTAGACCATTGAGCTACGGAAGGGGCGACGGCCACTACTTCGCCTCCGAGGATTCCGCGCTGAGGCTCTTTGTTGATGAGATACGGGACGTAAAGCCCGGCGAGGTCTTCCTCGTGGATGATTCGGTTGAGAGCAAAGTTCTAGCGGAGGAGAGCCACCACCACTGCGTCTTCGAGTACATCTACTTCGCCAGACCGGACAGCACGCTCGACGGGGTGAACGTTTACAGCGCCCGCGTGAGGATGGGCCGCGAGCTCGCTAAAGAAAGCCCCGCCGATGGGGACGTCGTCATAGCAGTTCCCGACTCCGGAAGGGCAGCCGCTTTAGGCTTTTCCCAGGAGAGCGGCATCCCCTACTCCGAAGGCCTAATAAAGAACCGCTACATCGGGAGAACCTTCATAACCCCTGGCCAGTTCCACCGCGAGCTGAAGGTCAGGCTCAAGCTCTCGCCAGTTAAGGAGGTCGTCTCGGGCAAAAGCGTCGTCCTCGTGGACGATTCAATAGTCAGGGGCACGACGATGAAGAGGATAGTGGCCATGCTCAAAAAGGCCGGCGCGAAGGAGGTGCACGTAAGAATAGCCTCTCCGCCCATAAAACATCCCTGCTACATGGGTATAGACATACCCACGAGGCACGAGCTCATAGCAGCCTTCGGGGGCGTTGAAAAAGTGAAATCGGCTATAGGCGCCGACAGCCTAGCCTATCTCAGCGTTGGCGGACTGAAAAAAGTGGTTGGGAAAGAAGGGCTCTGCATGGCCTGCCTCACGGGTGAGTATCCAGAGTGGGCCTTCCGCTTCTGA
- the purC gene encoding phosphoribosylaminoimidazolesuccinocarboxamide synthase has translation MEIYEGKAKKIIPLDDGKAVMEFKDDTTAFDGRKKAQFRGKGWLNAQISARLFKLLEERGIKTHFIGVAGEDRLIVERLRMYPIEVVVRNVVAGSLKKRLPLEEGTELSEPIVELYYKDDSLGDPMINHYHARVLGISEEEIREMELIALKVNEILRKYFAERGIILVDFKLEFGKNERDEIILADEISPDTCRFWDAKTGKSLDKDVFRFDRGDLISAYEELYKRLTGEA, from the coding sequence ATGGAGATCTACGAGGGCAAGGCCAAGAAAATAATCCCGCTCGACGATGGAAAGGCCGTAATGGAGTTCAAGGACGATACCACGGCCTTCGATGGCAGAAAGAAGGCTCAGTTCAGGGGCAAGGGCTGGCTGAATGCTCAGATTAGCGCGAGGCTCTTCAAGCTCCTTGAGGAGAGGGGTATAAAGACTCACTTCATAGGGGTCGCTGGGGAGGACAGACTCATCGTCGAGAGGCTCAGGATGTACCCCATCGAGGTTGTTGTGAGAAACGTCGTCGCTGGAAGTCTTAAGAAGCGCCTGCCACTTGAGGAAGGCACCGAGCTGAGCGAGCCGATAGTCGAGCTTTACTACAAGGACGACTCGCTCGGAGACCCGATGATAAATCACTACCACGCCAGGGTTCTCGGCATAAGCGAGGAGGAAATTAGAGAGATGGAGCTCATAGCTCTGAAGGTCAACGAAATTCTGAGGAAGTACTTCGCGGAGAGGGGAATAATCCTGGTGGACTTTAAGCTGGAGTTCGGGAAGAACGAGCGTGATGAGATAATCTTGGCCGATGAGATAAGCCCAGACACCTGCCGCTTCTGGGATGCAAAAACCGGAAAAAGCCTCGACAAGGACGTCTTCCGCTTCGACAGGGGGGATTTGATAAGCGCTTACGAGGAGCTTTATAAGAGGCTTACGGGCGAGGCCTGA